Proteins encoded within one genomic window of Elusimicrobiota bacterium:
- a CDS encoding PhoH family protein has protein sequence MVTRRVALSDQEEAVLLFGPRDRNIKEIERRFSVQVFVRPSERVHDGGLTLAVRGKPKPVEQAVATLTEMKRSAILSRRQGGAVEAVDVPVPGLPRPNASADTILLSVTGQPIRPRSPAQKSYVKALQEKEMVFAIGPAGTGKTYLAVACAVAALERGVVSRIVLTRPVVEAGEKLGFLPGDFHEKVHPYLKPLYDAFHGMVGPEKFRAMRDEEIIEIVPLAYMRGRTLDDAFAILDEAQNTTPEQMKMFLTRMGNGSRLVISGDVTQIDLDGKLGSGLVGIQKVLRQVDEVAFVRFTDVDVVRHPLVQRVLQAYDAFGDRPSDSSR, from the coding sequence GTGGTAACCCGCCGGGTGGCGTTGTCTGACCAAGAGGAGGCTGTCCTTCTTTTCGGTCCTCGCGACCGGAACATTAAAGAGATCGAGCGGCGGTTCAGTGTCCAGGTTTTTGTTCGCCCTTCGGAACGTGTCCATGACGGTGGTTTGACGCTCGCCGTGCGGGGGAAACCAAAACCGGTGGAACAGGCGGTGGCCACTTTGACCGAAATGAAACGTTCGGCGATTCTCTCGCGCCGCCAAGGGGGGGCTGTTGAGGCGGTGGACGTTCCTGTCCCTGGCCTCCCAAGGCCCAATGCCTCGGCGGACACCATCCTTCTTTCGGTCACGGGCCAACCCATTCGACCCCGCTCTCCTGCCCAAAAATCGTATGTGAAGGCACTTCAAGAAAAAGAAATGGTGTTTGCCATCGGTCCTGCGGGGACCGGAAAAACCTATTTGGCTGTGGCCTGTGCGGTGGCGGCTTTGGAGCGGGGGGTGGTGTCCCGGATCGTGCTCACCCGCCCGGTGGTGGAGGCGGGGGAAAAATTGGGTTTTCTTCCCGGGGATTTTCATGAGAAAGTCCATCCCTATTTGAAACCGCTTTACGATGCCTTTCATGGGATGGTGGGGCCGGAAAAGTTTCGCGCGATGCGGGATGAGGAAATAATTGAAATTGTCCCGCTCGCCTACATGCGGGGCCGGACCTTGGACGACGCTTTTGCTATTTTGGACGAAGCCCAAAACACGACCCCGGAACAAATGAAAATGTTTCTCACCCGCATGGGGAACGGGTCTCGCCTGGTGATCTCGGGGGACGTCACCCAAATTGATTTGGACGGGAAGCTCGGGTCCGGGCTTGTAGGTATTCAAAAAGTTTTACGTCAGGTTGACGAAGTGGCGTTCGTTCGGTTCACTGACGTGGATGTGGTTCGCCATCCTTTGGTTCAACGCGTTCTTCAGGCGTACGACGCTTTTGGGGATCGCCCTTCGGATTCTTCCCGATAA
- a CDS encoding HDIG domain-containing protein: MSHTLRPFLIRLLRWTEKSGPLPGPRASVFLHREVHVPTWVVGLTVWVLLTGVLFLELGPGFSALAAVLILTTALVALFRLFLRYDHPDLFHDDDAIALVGVLVVATVLGMELWFRHGAFSPYGMPLSAVSILVTILLHPRIGVVLTLVLALLFGILNSFSLEGALVVCFGGLAGVARSIRVRTRGDLILAGLWVAVASGAALIMLAFIGRWPAVQVIATLKGVGAGAFFSVLLVLALLPFLEMCFSRLSNIRLLELSDVNHPLLKEMSLDAPGTYHHSLIVASLAQAAAERIGANALLCRVGSYFHDIGKLVKPEYFVENQGAIGNPHELLPPNMSRIVIQSHVKDGLALAQRHNLDHLITEFILMHHGTCRVEYFYRRAIEQTGPSESVNEDLYRYPGPKPHSKETAIVMLADSVEASARSLESPTHQRLVDHVNRIVDAKILDGQFERVPLTLAEVQVVKEAFVNTLVGVYHTRVHYPTSQETDGERRPPSSRPK; encoded by the coding sequence GTGAGTCACACCCTCCGACCCTTCCTCATTCGATTGTTGCGTTGGACGGAAAAAAGCGGCCCCTTGCCTGGCCCCCGCGCTTCCGTTTTTCTGCACCGGGAAGTCCACGTTCCCACCTGGGTGGTGGGATTGACGGTGTGGGTCTTGCTCACAGGTGTTCTCTTTTTGGAATTGGGGCCCGGTTTCTCGGCTCTGGCGGCGGTTCTGATTTTGACCACCGCGCTGGTGGCGCTCTTTCGGCTTTTTCTTCGCTACGACCATCCCGACCTCTTTCACGATGACGACGCCATCGCGCTCGTGGGTGTTTTAGTGGTCGCGACGGTGTTGGGGATGGAACTCTGGTTTCGTCACGGGGCATTTTCTCCCTATGGGATGCCCCTTTCGGCGGTCAGTATTCTTGTGACCATCCTTCTCCATCCTCGGATCGGGGTGGTGTTGACGCTCGTTTTGGCGCTTCTCTTTGGAATTCTCAATTCTTTTTCTCTTGAGGGGGCGTTGGTGGTCTGTTTCGGGGGACTGGCGGGAGTGGCTCGGTCCATTCGGGTTCGCACGCGGGGGGATTTGATCCTCGCGGGCTTGTGGGTCGCTGTGGCGAGCGGGGCCGCTCTGATCATGTTGGCGTTCATTGGACGATGGCCAGCGGTCCAGGTCATCGCCACCTTGAAGGGGGTGGGAGCGGGGGCCTTTTTTTCCGTTCTCCTGGTGTTGGCACTCCTCCCCTTTTTGGAGATGTGTTTTTCCCGTCTTTCCAACATCCGTCTTTTGGAACTGTCCGACGTGAACCACCCTCTTCTTAAAGAAATGAGTTTGGACGCCCCCGGGACCTATCACCATTCTCTGATCGTGGCGTCCTTGGCCCAAGCCGCGGCGGAACGCATCGGGGCCAACGCGCTCCTGTGTCGGGTGGGATCCTATTTTCACGATATTGGAAAACTGGTGAAACCTGAATATTTTGTGGAAAACCAGGGGGCCATCGGAAACCCCCACGAACTCTTGCCACCCAATATGTCCCGGATCGTGATTCAATCCCACGTGAAAGACGGGTTGGCTTTGGCCCAGCGGCATAACCTGGATCACCTGATCACCGAATTTATTCTGATGCACCACGGGACCTGCCGCGTGGAATATTTTTACCGGCGGGCTATTGAACAGACGGGGCCGTCGGAATCCGTGAACGAAGACCTGTACCGCTACCCTGGACCGAAACCCCACAGCAAAGAAACCGCCATCGTGATGTTGGCGGATTCGGTGGAAGCGTCGGCCCGTTCGTTGGAGAGCCCCACGCACCAGCGGTTGGTTGATCACGTGAACCGGATTGTTGACGCAAAAATATTGGATGGTCAATTCGAACGCGTTCCCCTGACGTTGGCAGAAGTTCAAGTGGTGAAGGAAGCCTTTGTGAACACCTTGGTGGGTGTCTATCACACCCGGGTCCACTACCCCACGAGCCAAGAAACAGACGGAGAACGGCGGCCCCCTTCCTCGCGACCCAAATGA
- the ybeY gene encoding rRNA maturation RNase YbeY yields the protein MKIHFSTVQVRSPQAEPFARRAVRRALATSGPIARGEMNVVWTTRAQLRIMNRRFRRTNRFTDVIAFRHGAESALGPFPLGPRGGEPFGDLYIAVDQARLNARRFGASFSEEIIRLAVHGTLHLLGHTDYTPGPKARMWAVQEPIVQAVLKSASRTPPLSAE from the coding sequence ATGAAAATCCATTTTTCCACTGTTCAGGTGCGATCCCCGCAAGCCGAGCCTTTCGCTCGGCGAGCCGTTCGGCGGGCCTTGGCGACGAGCGGGCCCATCGCTCGGGGCGAAATGAATGTGGTGTGGACCACCCGGGCCCAACTGCGGATCATGAACCGACGCTTTCGCCGGACCAATCGTTTCACCGACGTCATTGCTTTTCGTCACGGGGCCGAGTCGGCTCTCGGGCCTTTTCCTCTGGGACCAAGGGGAGGAGAACCCTTTGGGGATCTGTACATCGCGGTGGATCAGGCCCGTTTAAACGCCCGCCGTTTCGGCGCGTCTTTTTCTGAAGAAATCATTCGTTTGGCGGTGCACGGGACACTCCACCTGTTGGGTCACACGGATTACACCCCCGGGCCCAAAGCCCGCATGTGGGCTGTCCAGGAGCCTATTGTTCAAGCGGTGCTCAAAAGCGCTTCGCGTACCCCACCTCTTTCGGCGGAATGA
- a CDS encoding DUF21 domain-containing protein, protein MIFLQLVVLSILLGLSGFFSMVEAAVTTLSALRMKKIVVLSPRLAPLFQDWLAKPHRLLSVLMVGNNLVNVSFSSLAAVAAVPLNGIFPRPVVSWTVWLVVTASLVVFGDIFPKIIGRAYRERVAAGTLPWLSSLARGLFLLWAPVGWGIERWAPALHRAPVNPLTVVSLEELQHAVAESEEAGHLTEDSGDMFRRALAMTQRTAREVAQPIDRLDALALEIADRPQGPELFVDLLVETGRTRVPVTRAGRFVGYLNVMDFLGAVRAGPLLSMEPMIRPLRRVGPETKALDLLEEFRAKGDGIAFVGPPDGATIGFLTLEDVLEELVGEILDEYDREEGVTL, encoded by the coding sequence ATGATTTTTCTTCAACTGGTTGTACTTTCCATTCTGCTCGGCCTCTCGGGTTTCTTCTCGATGGTGGAGGCCGCCGTCACCACTCTCTCCGCGTTGCGCATGAAAAAAATTGTGGTTCTTTCCCCTCGCTTGGCCCCGTTGTTTCAGGACTGGCTGGCGAAACCGCACCGCCTCCTCTCCGTTTTGATGGTGGGCAATAACCTTGTGAACGTCAGTTTTTCCAGTTTGGCCGCGGTGGCGGCGGTCCCTTTAAACGGGATTTTCCCGAGACCGGTGGTGAGCTGGACGGTTTGGCTTGTGGTCACCGCGTCGCTTGTTGTTTTTGGAGATATTTTCCCCAAGATCATTGGCCGTGCCTATCGGGAACGGGTGGCGGCCGGTACCTTGCCCTGGCTCAGTTCCCTCGCGCGGGGGCTTTTTTTGTTGTGGGCTCCGGTGGGGTGGGGAATTGAACGGTGGGCTCCGGCCCTCCACCGCGCGCCGGTGAACCCTTTGACGGTGGTCAGTTTGGAAGAGCTTCAACACGCGGTGGCTGAGTCGGAAGAGGCGGGCCATCTCACGGAAGATTCGGGGGACATGTTTCGCCGGGCGTTGGCCATGACCCAGCGGACGGCCCGGGAAGTGGCTCAACCCATCGACCGTCTTGACGCCTTGGCTTTGGAAATCGCGGATCGGCCCCAGGGGCCGGAACTGTTTGTCGATTTGCTCGTGGAAACGGGCCGAACACGGGTCCCTGTAACACGGGCAGGGAGGTTCGTGGGGTATCTGAATGTGATGGATTTCTTAGGGGCGGTGCGGGCGGGCCCTCTTCTCTCCATGGAACCCATGATTCGCCCCCTTCGTCGGGTGGGTCCCGAAACGAAAGCGTTGGATCTCCTGGAGGAGTTTCGAGCCAAAGGGGATGGAATCGCTTTTGTGGGTCCGCCCGATGGGGCGACGATCGGGTTCTTGACACTCGAAGATGTTTTGGAAGAATTGGTTGGCGAAATTCTCGATGAATACGACCGGGAAGAGGGGGTCACCCTGTGA
- a CDS encoding HlyC/CorC family transporter: MTLLLLKGASALLLLCFSAALSLAETSFMSLSRLQLARLSRARPGRLDFWQQDPDRALAVILLINNLVNAGLAVLLVSIALDAVTVLGFPFHWGQIVFPLVGGILLVLGGEAGPKVLARTYPEPLALALAPVLRVMTQICGPLMEGLLRRVGGVLSWLSRTVRRERAQWDQSVIRALLEHAPVGHPLRRVLRNVVGFAQTPVSAILVPRAEIAAVDLRSGMNGLIQRILSSGYSRLPVHRGTIDGIIGMVYSKDLLASLRSGPLIAVEDLVRPLPRVQPDVPLARLLREFREGHHHMALVVDRGGKVLGLVTLQDTLEAIVGDIAQEPRLI, encoded by the coding sequence GTGACGCTTCTCCTCTTGAAAGGGGCGAGCGCCCTCCTCCTCCTCTGTTTCAGCGCGGCGTTGTCCCTGGCCGAAACATCGTTTATGAGTTTGTCCCGCCTTCAGTTGGCGCGTCTGTCTCGGGCGCGGCCGGGGCGTTTGGATTTTTGGCAACAGGACCCGGATCGGGCGTTGGCTGTTATTCTTCTTATAAATAATTTGGTTAACGCGGGGTTGGCGGTGCTCTTGGTGTCCATCGCGTTGGACGCGGTGACCGTCTTGGGATTCCCGTTCCATTGGGGGCAGATCGTTTTTCCTCTGGTGGGAGGAATTCTCTTGGTCCTGGGCGGGGAAGCCGGGCCCAAAGTCTTGGCTCGAACGTATCCGGAACCTTTGGCCTTGGCTCTGGCTCCTGTTCTGCGGGTCATGACCCAGATCTGTGGTCCCTTGATGGAAGGGCTCCTTCGTCGGGTGGGGGGGGTCCTTTCGTGGTTGTCCCGGACGGTTCGGCGTGAGCGGGCCCAATGGGACCAAAGCGTCATTCGCGCCTTGTTGGAACATGCACCGGTGGGCCACCCGCTTCGCCGTGTGTTGCGGAACGTGGTCGGTTTTGCTCAAACGCCTGTGTCGGCCATTTTGGTCCCCCGAGCGGAAATCGCGGCGGTGGACCTTCGGTCCGGCATGAACGGGCTGATCCAGCGTATTTTGTCATCCGGTTATTCGCGGCTTCCTGTCCATCGAGGAACAATTGACGGCATCATCGGAATGGTTTACTCTAAAGACCTCTTGGCTTCCTTGCGGAGCGGGCCCTTGATCGCGGTGGAAGACTTGGTCCGTCCTTTGCCGCGGGTTCAGCCGGATGTCCCGCTGGCCCGGCTCCTTCGCGAGTTTCGCGAAGGCCATCACCACATGGCGCTGGTGGTGGACCGAGGAGGTAAAGTGTTAGGGCTCGTGACGTTGCAAGACACGTTGGAAGCCATCGTTGGAGACATTGCCCAGGAACCCCGATTGATATGA
- the mgtE gene encoding magnesium transporter — MSPLHPSALFVPEIKQLLSKKDYKELKQDLLEINPSDLAEGWDRFSPFEQIVLFKLLPIVRASELFEELDVPHQTHLLSTLELGTLGPILEDRGADQAHALFHRLPDRAVRRMATMVRRAQSARPEKDLVFPPNSAGSLMHTDVLNLGPKMTAQQALDQVRVASRLHRMSDLHVLYVTDDSGRLMGVLTPRALIAAPRDMRLSQIMGPVQLIKVRADVDQEEAAKVFTKYKLLAAPVVDQDNRLLGVLTVDDILHVISQEATEDIAKMAGTTAEELEDASAGRVARLRMPWLVTTCIAEVVVGAIVHRFEATLSQAVALASFMPLIAAMGGNVGTQSSTLCVRGLATGHLALKDWRRVTKRECLAGLYMGLGYGLFVGGLTGVVFYSKFGVAFPAVVALGVLISMVVASTLGAFQPFLLTRLRLDPAVAVGPLVSTLTDLLSVTAYLSLAALALSMGLLVR, encoded by the coding sequence ATGAGCCCTCTTCACCCATCGGCCCTCTTTGTTCCCGAAATCAAACAACTTCTTTCCAAGAAAGATTACAAGGAATTGAAACAGGACCTCCTGGAAATCAATCCTTCCGATTTGGCCGAAGGGTGGGACCGTTTCTCTCCGTTTGAGCAAATCGTTCTCTTCAAACTCCTGCCCATTGTCCGCGCTTCGGAACTTTTCGAAGAACTGGATGTCCCCCATCAAACGCATCTTCTCTCCACTCTGGAGTTGGGGACCTTAGGGCCCATCTTGGAGGATAGGGGAGCGGATCAGGCCCACGCTTTATTTCATCGCTTGCCGGATCGGGCCGTGCGGCGGATGGCCACCATGGTGCGACGGGCCCAGTCGGCCCGGCCGGAAAAGGATCTGGTGTTCCCTCCCAACTCCGCGGGGTCGCTCATGCACACGGACGTTTTAAACCTGGGACCCAAGATGACGGCCCAGCAAGCGTTGGATCAGGTGCGGGTGGCCAGCCGTCTCCATCGCATGAGCGATCTGCACGTGCTCTACGTCACGGATGACTCTGGACGATTGATGGGGGTGCTGACGCCAAGGGCGTTGATCGCGGCGCCGCGGGACATGCGCCTTTCACAAATTATGGGGCCGGTCCAACTGATTAAAGTGCGCGCGGATGTGGACCAGGAAGAGGCGGCCAAGGTGTTCACCAAATATAAACTCCTGGCGGCGCCCGTGGTGGATCAAGACAACCGGTTGTTGGGTGTTTTGACGGTGGACGATATCCTTCACGTGATCAGTCAGGAAGCCACCGAAGACATCGCCAAAATGGCTGGGACAACGGCGGAAGAATTGGAAGACGCCTCCGCCGGTCGTGTGGCCCGACTGCGAATGCCGTGGTTGGTGACCACCTGCATCGCGGAGGTCGTTGTGGGGGCCATCGTCCATCGGTTTGAGGCGACGCTCTCTCAGGCGGTGGCGCTCGCTAGTTTTATGCCGCTGATCGCGGCCATGGGGGGCAACGTGGGCACGCAATCGTCCACTCTCTGCGTGCGCGGGTTGGCCACAGGACACTTGGCGCTTAAAGATTGGCGCCGGGTGACCAAGAGGGAATGTCTGGCGGGGCTCTACATGGGTTTGGGGTACGGTCTGTTTGTGGGGGGTCTGACCGGGGTTGTTTTTTATTCGAAATTCGGGGTGGCGTTTCCCGCGGTGGTGGCCTTGGGGGTATTGATTTCCATGGTGGTCGCTTCGACCTTGGGCGCGTTCCAGCCGTTCCTCCTGACCCGCCTTCGATTGGATCCCGCGGTGGCGGTGGGACCCTTGGTGAGCACTTTGACCGATCTTCTTAGTGTCACCGCCTACCTCTCCCTTGCGGCGCTCGCTCTGTCCATGGGGTTGCTGGTCCGTTAA
- a CDS encoding recombination protein O N-terminal domain-containing protein, whose product MQRNVDAIVLAAEALSERDKRLTLFTRDKGRLYARASGALRPGAKLAAATEPGVWARFRLWLPDGAAGGRVTGGSVVEGHPGLRGSWARLTSAAFFCEWTDRLTPLLLPAPEKFDLLVRALASLERYGASEVRAAFLTQFARLEGYGPCPGGRADRLDGWDFVSPLEDPDAPAVERQVIQFFTPLLNRPLRTLAQGRALQAFLLKPRPGCVHHP is encoded by the coding sequence ATGCAAAGAAACGTCGATGCCATCGTTCTTGCCGCTGAAGCGCTTTCGGAACGGGACAAACGATTGACCCTGTTTACTCGCGACAAAGGCCGTTTGTACGCCCGGGCTTCGGGGGCTCTTCGGCCAGGAGCGAAACTGGCCGCGGCCACGGAACCCGGGGTATGGGCCCGGTTTCGGTTGTGGTTGCCGGACGGGGCGGCGGGGGGCCGTGTGACCGGGGGCAGTGTGGTGGAGGGGCACCCGGGGTTGCGCGGGAGTTGGGCGCGCTTAACGTCCGCCGCATTTTTCTGTGAGTGGACGGACCGCTTAACGCCGCTCCTTCTTCCAGCTCCCGAGAAGTTTGACCTGCTCGTGAGGGCCCTTGCCTCTTTGGAGCGGTACGGGGCATCTGAGGTTCGGGCCGCTTTTCTGACACAGTTTGCACGCTTGGAAGGGTACGGCCCTTGTCCCGGTGGACGGGCGGACCGTTTGGATGGTTGGGACTTTGTCTCACCGCTGGAAGATCCGGACGCTCCCGCTGTGGAACGACAAGTGATACAATTCTTCACGCCCTTACTGAACCGCCCTTTGCGCACCTTGGCGCAGGGCCGGGCCCTTCAGGCTTTTTTACTAAAACCTCGACCGGGATGTGTCCATCACCCATGA
- a CDS encoding glycine--tRNA ligase subunit alpha yields the protein MTFQEIILSLHKFWAKQGCLLWQPYDTEKGAGTFNPATFLRCLGPAPWSVAYVEPSRRPTDGRYGENPNRLQHYYQYQVLMKPAPAGIQDLYLASLKAIGIDPKRHDIRFVEDDWESPTLGAWGLGWEVWLDGMEITQFTYFQQVGGISLNPISVEITYGLERLALYSQKKNSVFDVLWTNDRTYGQVHLEDEKQFSRYNFEEADVEMLRRHFDDWEGEAKRLVEKGLVLPAYDAVMKCSHLFNLLDARGVLSVTERVTYIGRVRGLARRSAEAYLATLTSPEGGTR from the coding sequence ATGACGTTTCAAGAAATTATTCTCTCGTTGCACAAATTTTGGGCCAAACAGGGGTGCCTGTTGTGGCAACCTTACGACACGGAAAAAGGCGCTGGAACGTTTAACCCGGCCACGTTCCTCCGTTGTTTGGGGCCCGCGCCCTGGTCGGTGGCCTATGTGGAACCTTCCCGCCGACCCACGGATGGCCGATATGGGGAAAACCCCAACCGCCTGCAACACTATTATCAATATCAGGTGTTAATGAAACCCGCCCCCGCGGGCATTCAAGATCTCTACCTGGCCTCCCTCAAGGCTATTGGCATTGACCCCAAACGCCACGACATTCGGTTCGTGGAGGACGACTGGGAGTCCCCCACCTTAGGGGCCTGGGGACTGGGGTGGGAGGTGTGGTTGGACGGAATGGAGATCACCCAATTTACCTATTTCCAGCAGGTGGGGGGCATTTCACTGAACCCCATCTCCGTGGAGATCACATACGGGTTAGAACGTCTCGCCCTGTATTCCCAGAAGAAGAACAGCGTGTTCGATGTCCTTTGGACCAACGATCGAACCTACGGTCAGGTTCATCTGGAAGACGAGAAACAATTTTCCCGGTACAATTTTGAAGAAGCGGATGTGGAAATGCTCCGCCGCCATTTTGACGATTGGGAAGGAGAAGCCAAACGATTGGTTGAGAAAGGGTTGGTTTTGCCCGCGTATGATGCGGTCATGAAATGTTCCCACCTGTTTAACCTTTTGGACGCCCGGGGGGTCCTTTCTGTGACGGAACGTGTGACGTATATTGGGCGTGTGCGCGGGTTGGCCCGTCGGAGCGCCGAGGCTTATCTCGCAACGCTCACGTCGCCGGAAGGGGGGACGCGATGA
- a CDS encoding glycine--tRNA ligase subunit beta: protein MKDLLLEIGMEEIPARFLSPALDALLAHGRDRLEKAGFSFKEVRVCGTPRRLALLVDGLSPKARDREQEFLGPALAQAKDAAGNWTPAAQGFARSQGTTPERLGTRGTDRGERLVYLKKTPGATAEKVLPVLLPELIQSLSFPKSMVWEESRLTFARPIRWIVALFGAKPIPFVLAGVKAGRRTLGLRFHTRRPIDLAAPNRYTASLKNHCVIVDPAERRELILKQIDHVAKITHGFIPVDRDEALLQEVTNLVEHPVAVVGKFDPRFLAVPQEVLVTSMKKHQKYFPVFKDVSCEELLPCFVAVRNGLSDNQVVVREGYERVLSARLSDAAFFFGEHAKRTLDSRVADLRGIAFLSASLTMADKTERVGRLTDGLCVDLLRVEESVQGEARRIARLGKADLTTGLVGEFPELQGIVGRLYAERDGESPVVCRGIEEHYWPLTAEGVLPSGEAAAWVSVADKIDTLAGNFLIGKIPSGSQDPYGLRRAAIGVLRVLEARGEGVSLWAIVERALALFPESLGDRIKAGVSLRDFFGQRWSALAEARGFRSDEIDAVLASGFSDVKDVWARLAALRGIRRHPDFAPLSVAFKRAANLLKQAEKKGEAFASAPRDDLFRTEAERVLAARVIEMEKASGPLLSARDYPAVLSGLVTLRNPVDDFFVQVVVMDPETALRQNRLALLAEVRSLFVRVADFARLQDTPSALG, encoded by the coding sequence ATGAAAGACCTTCTTTTGGAAATCGGGATGGAAGAAATTCCCGCGCGGTTTTTGTCACCGGCCTTGGACGCGCTGTTGGCCCATGGGCGAGACCGACTGGAGAAAGCAGGTTTCTCTTTTAAGGAAGTCCGGGTGTGTGGAACGCCCCGACGGTTGGCCCTCCTTGTGGACGGGTTGTCTCCCAAGGCCCGTGATCGGGAACAGGAATTTCTGGGCCCCGCTCTGGCCCAGGCGAAAGACGCGGCCGGAAACTGGACCCCCGCCGCCCAGGGATTTGCCCGTTCGCAAGGGACGACTCCGGAACGATTGGGGACGCGGGGCACCGATCGGGGGGAACGTCTCGTTTACTTAAAAAAAACGCCCGGAGCCACGGCGGAAAAAGTTCTTCCCGTTCTCCTTCCTGAACTCATTCAATCCCTTTCTTTTCCCAAAAGTATGGTGTGGGAGGAAAGCCGGTTGACTTTTGCCCGCCCGATTCGCTGGATCGTGGCCTTGTTCGGGGCCAAGCCCATTCCTTTTGTTTTAGCGGGGGTCAAGGCCGGTCGACGAACGTTGGGTCTTCGCTTCCACACGCGGCGACCAATTGATCTTGCAGCGCCGAACCGTTACACGGCTTCGCTCAAAAACCATTGTGTCATCGTGGATCCCGCCGAACGTCGGGAACTGATCCTTAAACAGATCGACCATGTGGCCAAAATCACACACGGGTTTATCCCGGTGGACCGGGACGAGGCCTTGCTTCAGGAAGTCACGAATCTGGTTGAACATCCGGTGGCGGTGGTGGGGAAATTCGACCCCCGGTTCCTCGCGGTTCCCCAAGAGGTGTTGGTGACCTCCATGAAGAAACACCAGAAATATTTCCCGGTGTTTAAAGACGTTTCCTGTGAAGAGTTGCTCCCTTGTTTCGTTGCGGTGCGTAACGGGCTTTCCGATAACCAGGTCGTGGTGCGCGAAGGATATGAGCGGGTTCTGTCGGCCCGTTTGAGCGACGCGGCTTTTTTCTTTGGGGAACACGCGAAGCGAACCCTGGACTCCCGTGTGGCCGATCTTCGGGGGATCGCCTTCCTTTCGGCCTCCTTGACGATGGCGGACAAGACGGAGCGGGTCGGTCGCCTGACCGATGGGCTGTGTGTCGATCTTCTGCGCGTGGAGGAATCGGTTCAGGGGGAGGCCCGCCGCATCGCTCGGTTGGGGAAAGCGGACCTGACCACGGGCCTGGTGGGTGAATTTCCTGAACTCCAGGGAATTGTGGGCCGTCTCTACGCTGAACGGGACGGTGAAAGTCCGGTCGTGTGCCGTGGCATTGAAGAACACTATTGGCCACTGACCGCGGAGGGGGTGTTGCCATCGGGGGAAGCGGCCGCGTGGGTTTCTGTGGCGGACAAGATCGATACGTTGGCCGGAAACTTTTTGATCGGTAAAATTCCCTCCGGGTCCCAGGACCCCTACGGTTTGCGACGGGCGGCGATCGGGGTGTTGCGTGTTTTGGAGGCTCGCGGGGAAGGCGTTTCCCTGTGGGCGATCGTGGAACGCGCTCTGGCTCTTTTCCCGGAAAGTTTGGGTGATCGGATAAAGGCTGGGGTGTCGTTGCGTGATTTTTTTGGGCAACGGTGGTCGGCCCTCGCGGAAGCGCGGGGGTTTCGTTCGGATGAGATTGACGCTGTTTTGGCCTCGGGGTTTTCGGATGTGAAGGACGTGTGGGCCCGTTTGGCGGCGCTCCGTGGCATACGCCGACACCCTGATTTTGCGCCTCTCTCCGTCGCCTTTAAGCGAGCGGCCAACCTCCTGAAACAAGCGGAAAAGAAGGGCGAGGCGTTCGCCTCGGCCCCGCGTGACGATTTGTTCCGAACCGAAGCGGAACGCGTTCTCGCGGCGCGTGTCATTGAAATGGAAAAAGCGTCGGGGCCTCTTTTGTCCGCGAGGGACTACCCCGCCGTCCTCTCCGGATTGGTCACCCTTCGAAATCCTGTGGACGACTTTTTTGTCCAGGTGGTGGTGATGGACCCCGAAACGGCCCTTCGTCAAAATCGTTTAGCGTTGTTGGCGGAGGTTCGTTCCTTGTTCGTTCGGGTGGCGGACTTCGCTCGGCTCCAGGACACCCCTTCCGCGCTCGGATGA